One window from the genome of Leucobacter aridicollis encodes:
- a CDS encoding LCP family protein: protein MARRTQAEQPRRSVVRHGKLSRSSSVKNFSRFLLTTVLVIAFSGVATAAYALWGFVNSAKTIDLGTSNEAIGAGKQTIDGELTILLAGSDTRAGQGYDDGEEGELNDVNLLLHISADHKNATVVSFPRDLMVPIPSCPSEDGEEGYYPAMSEQQLNTALGYGGLPCVARTISELTGMDIPYAAMITFDGVVGISEAVGGVEVCLTEPLVDPKTDLDLPAGMNTLEGWEALQFLRTRYGVGDGSDISRINNQQVFMSSLMRKLKSAETLSDPFKVWNLGKAAVDNMLLSESMKSIQFMQAAAGTVRDIDLGNINFVQYPTVDHPYQSGRLLPNTELAAVLMETLQSGEAFDVTGTGGAVATPDDATTETPATPETEAPATEAPATPEGETPATDGGTSSGGDRVQLPPEITGLKPDVESCSVGRTNY, encoded by the coding sequence ATGGCGAGAAGGACGCAGGCAGAACAGCCGCGCCGATCAGTCGTACGCCATGGAAAGCTCTCCCGTTCCTCCTCAGTCAAGAACTTCAGCAGGTTTCTGCTCACCACTGTCCTCGTGATCGCTTTTTCGGGCGTCGCTACTGCCGCGTATGCGCTATGGGGGTTCGTCAACAGCGCAAAGACAATTGACCTTGGCACCTCAAACGAGGCCATCGGAGCCGGGAAGCAGACAATCGACGGCGAGCTCACGATCCTGCTCGCGGGCTCTGATACGCGCGCTGGCCAGGGTTACGACGATGGTGAGGAGGGCGAGCTCAACGATGTCAACCTCCTGCTCCACATCTCCGCCGACCACAAGAACGCCACGGTTGTCAGTTTCCCGCGCGACCTGATGGTCCCCATCCCGAGCTGCCCGAGTGAGGACGGCGAGGAGGGCTACTACCCCGCGATGAGCGAGCAGCAGCTTAATACTGCGCTCGGCTACGGCGGGCTCCCCTGCGTCGCGCGCACGATCTCTGAGCTCACGGGTATGGATATCCCCTATGCGGCCATGATCACGTTCGACGGCGTTGTCGGCATCTCGGAGGCAGTCGGCGGCGTCGAAGTCTGCCTGACCGAGCCACTCGTCGACCCGAAGACTGACCTCGATCTACCTGCGGGCATGAACACGCTTGAGGGCTGGGAAGCCCTCCAGTTCCTCCGCACCCGCTACGGCGTTGGAGATGGCAGCGACATCTCGCGCATCAACAACCAGCAGGTCTTCATGTCCTCGCTCATGCGGAAGCTGAAGAGCGCCGAGACGCTGTCTGACCCGTTCAAGGTCTGGAACCTCGGAAAGGCAGCCGTTGACAACATGCTGCTCTCCGAAAGCATGAAGAGCATCCAGTTCATGCAAGCTGCCGCTGGAACTGTTCGCGACATCGATCTTGGCAACATCAACTTCGTGCAGTACCCGACTGTCGACCACCCATACCAGTCGGGCCGCCTCCTGCCGAACACCGAGCTTGCAGCGGTGCTCATGGAGACGCTGCAGAGCGGTGAGGCGTTCGATGTCACCGGCACCGGTGGCGCTGTCGCAACGCCAGACGACGCAACAACTGAGACCCCCGCGACGCCAGAGACGGAAGCGCCAGCCACCGAAGCTCCCGCGACGCCAGAGGGCGAGACCCCCGCGACCGACGGCGGCACCTCGAGCGGTGGCGACCGCGTGCAATTGCCCCCCGAGATCACCGGCCTGAAGCCAGATGTCGAAAGTTGCTCGGTGGGTCGCACAAACTACTAG
- the serS gene encoding serine--tRNA ligase, producing MIDPVLLRNDPDVVKRSQRARGNDESVVDEALAADAARREARGEFERLRSEQKSVGETVKTAAKEDKPALIAKAQEFAAQVKAAEARAKDADQEFERIASRIENIVIDGVPEGGEDNFVTLRTVGEVPEFDFEPRDHLALGELLGAIDMERGAKVSGARFYFLRGVGARLEIALMNMALDLAMRNDFTPLITPTLVKPEIMGGTGFLGEHADEVYHLKDQDLYLTGTSEVALAGYHSDEILDISRGPVRYAGWSTCYRSEAGSHGKDTRGILRVHQFNKLEMFVYTDPADAEAEHDRLVAWQEEMLQALGLSYRVIDVAAGDLGSSAARKFDIEAWVPTQGTFRELTSTSNCTTFQSRRLQTRFRTESGKTAPVATLNGTLATTRWIVAILETHQNADGSVTVPEALRPYLGGLEVLSPVEGT from the coding sequence GTGATCGATCCAGTACTTCTCCGCAACGATCCCGACGTCGTGAAGCGCTCACAGCGCGCCCGAGGCAACGATGAGTCGGTTGTAGACGAGGCGCTTGCGGCTGATGCTGCGCGCCGTGAGGCACGTGGCGAGTTCGAGCGACTGCGCTCGGAACAGAAGTCGGTCGGCGAAACCGTGAAGACCGCGGCGAAGGAAGACAAGCCTGCACTCATCGCCAAGGCACAGGAGTTTGCCGCGCAGGTAAAAGCGGCCGAGGCTCGTGCGAAAGACGCTGATCAGGAGTTCGAACGCATCGCATCGCGCATCGAGAACATCGTCATCGACGGTGTCCCCGAGGGCGGCGAAGACAACTTCGTCACGCTCCGCACTGTCGGCGAGGTCCCCGAATTCGATTTTGAACCACGCGACCATCTCGCCCTCGGCGAGCTGCTCGGCGCGATCGACATGGAGCGCGGAGCGAAGGTCTCGGGCGCACGGTTCTACTTCCTGCGCGGCGTCGGCGCTCGCCTCGAGATCGCACTCATGAACATGGCGCTCGACCTCGCGATGCGCAACGATTTCACGCCGCTCATCACCCCGACGCTTGTGAAGCCCGAGATCATGGGCGGAACCGGCTTCCTGGGCGAGCACGCCGACGAGGTGTACCACCTCAAGGATCAGGATCTGTACCTCACAGGCACAAGCGAGGTCGCGCTCGCCGGCTACCACTCCGACGAGATCCTCGACATCTCGCGTGGGCCCGTCCGCTACGCCGGCTGGTCGACGTGCTACCGGAGCGAGGCAGGCTCGCACGGCAAGGACACACGCGGCATCCTCCGCGTTCACCAGTTCAACAAGCTTGAGATGTTCGTCTACACCGACCCCGCGGACGCCGAGGCCGAGCACGACCGCCTTGTCGCATGGCAGGAAGAGATGCTGCAGGCGCTCGGCCTGAGCTACCGCGTGATCGATGTGGCGGCTGGCGACCTCGGCTCGAGCGCTGCGCGCAAGTTCGATATCGAGGCGTGGGTGCCGACGCAGGGCACCTTCCGCGAACTGACATCGACGTCGAACTGCACGACGTTCCAGTCGCGCAGGCTCCAGACGCGGTTCCGCACCGAAAGCGGTAAGACCGCCCCGGTTGCGACGCTGAACGGCACGCTCGCAACGACTCGCTGGATCGTCGCGATCCTCGAAACTCACCAGAACGCTGACGGCAGCGTGACGGTACCCGAGGCGCTCCGCCCGTACCTCGGTGGACTTGAAGTACTTAGCCCGGTAGAAGGAACGTAA
- a CDS encoding diacylglycerol/lipid kinase family protein, producing the protein MTMVPSRTQPHAAVVYHPLKTDIAGLRSAVEAAESKAGWSGTRWYETEADDAGLGAAKRAVSDGASVVLGAGGDGTIRAIAEGLRYTEVSLAIVPQGTGNLLARNIGMPLGDLSAAVEAAFFGSGRTIDLGSMTIVRPADESGASEEEEHAFLVLAGMGLDARAIRATRSRLKKRVGWLAYVDAGVRTMVKDKPLEIQYSMDGSEAKRLTVYTVMIGNCGLLPGGVLLIPDASLDDGLLDVVALRPLGPFSWIRIWNKIGWENGVLRKTKAGRRIIDLVNDTKNVTYVRAREYALAVEGPEPVQLDGDDFGLAVKVRGQVDPGALIVRVLPGWQRPE; encoded by the coding sequence ATGACCATGGTCCCCAGTCGTACGCAGCCGCACGCCGCGGTCGTGTACCACCCGCTGAAAACTGACATCGCGGGGCTGCGGAGCGCCGTCGAAGCGGCCGAGTCGAAAGCCGGCTGGTCGGGCACGCGATGGTACGAGACTGAAGCCGACGATGCTGGCCTCGGTGCGGCGAAGCGAGCCGTCTCCGACGGCGCGAGCGTCGTGCTGGGGGCGGGCGGCGACGGCACGATCCGGGCGATCGCCGAGGGGCTGAGGTACACGGAGGTGTCGCTCGCCATCGTGCCCCAGGGCACCGGGAACCTCCTCGCCCGCAACATTGGCATGCCGCTCGGCGACCTCTCGGCCGCGGTGGAGGCAGCATTCTTCGGGTCTGGCCGGACAATCGACCTCGGGAGTATGACGATCGTGCGCCCTGCGGATGAGAGCGGTGCCTCGGAAGAAGAGGAGCACGCGTTCCTCGTGCTCGCCGGAATGGGCCTCGACGCCCGCGCCATCCGAGCGACCCGGTCGAGGCTGAAGAAGCGAGTCGGTTGGCTCGCCTACGTCGACGCGGGCGTGCGGACGATGGTCAAAGATAAGCCGCTCGAGATCCAGTACTCGATGGATGGATCTGAGGCGAAGCGCCTGACCGTTTACACGGTGATGATCGGCAACTGTGGTTTGCTCCCTGGCGGCGTGCTCCTCATTCCCGACGCGAGCCTAGACGACGGACTCCTCGACGTGGTCGCGCTTCGGCCGCTCGGTCCGTTCTCGTGGATCAGGATCTGGAACAAGATCGGTTGGGAGAACGGCGTGCTTCGGAAAACGAAGGCGGGGCGCCGGATCATCGACCTCGTCAACGATACGAAGAATGTGACCTATGTCCGCGCCCGCGAGTACGCGCTTGCCGTGGAGGGCCCTGAGCCTGTTCAGCTCGACGGCGATGACTTCGGCCTTGCGGTCAAGGTCCGAGGCCAGGTGGACCCGGGTGCCCTCATCGTCCGCGTGCTTCCCGGGTGGCAGCGGCCTGAATAG
- a CDS encoding HAD family hydrolase — MQDRHIIALDLDGTVLRHGFEGAGDHAAGGIIDPELAEAIRTLHEAGQEVIVSTGRSVDATLPIVERLGIRPEWVVTANGAVTLKRDPFGTRGYRREYVEAFNPTDALQKIRPQLATAHFAVELADGTFLYTKEIPSGTLPANQRRVAFEDLLGVQAARVIVFSPDYRVEEFMSAIESLGLTHVSYAVGTSSWLDIAPDGVTKASALEVLREKLGVNAANVFAAGDGRNDIEMLEWAGRLGVSVAMGQAVDEVKAAATEVTASAEAGGLLLALRKRFPELLSA, encoded by the coding sequence ATGCAGGATCGCCACATCATCGCCCTCGACCTCGACGGAACCGTGCTGCGTCACGGGTTTGAAGGCGCGGGTGACCATGCCGCTGGTGGGATCATCGATCCCGAGCTCGCTGAGGCGATCCGCACGCTACACGAGGCCGGCCAGGAGGTCATCGTCTCGACAGGCAGGTCGGTCGACGCGACGCTGCCGATCGTCGAACGCCTCGGCATTCGCCCCGAGTGGGTGGTGACGGCGAACGGGGCCGTCACGCTGAAGCGTGACCCCTTCGGCACCCGCGGGTACCGCCGCGAGTACGTGGAGGCGTTCAACCCGACCGATGCATTGCAGAAGATTCGCCCGCAGCTCGCCACCGCGCACTTCGCTGTCGAGCTCGCAGACGGCACATTCCTCTACACGAAGGAGATCCCGTCAGGGACGCTCCCAGCGAACCAGCGCCGCGTCGCGTTTGAGGATCTCCTCGGCGTTCAGGCCGCCCGCGTCATCGTGTTCTCCCCCGACTATCGCGTCGAGGAGTTCATGAGCGCAATCGAGTCGCTCGGTCTCACCCACGTCTCCTACGCTGTCGGCACGAGCTCCTGGCTCGACATCGCGCCTGACGGCGTAACAAAGGCGAGCGCCCTTGAGGTACTGCGGGAGAAGCTCGGCGTGAACGCAGCGAACGTCTTCGCAGCCGGCGACGGCCGCAACGACATCGAAATGCTCGAGTGGGCGGGCCGGCTTGGCGTTTCGGTCGCGATGGGTCAGGCCGTCGACGAAGTGAAGGCTGCAGCAACTGAGGTCACTGCATCCGCCGAAGCTGGCGGGCTGCTGCTCGCGCTGCGCAAGCGTTTCCCCGAGCTCCTCTCGGCCTAG